In the Papio anubis isolate 15944 chromosome 3, Panubis1.0, whole genome shotgun sequence genome, TAGCTAGGGCTCCCTGAAAAGCCAAAAActggccggccatggtggctcacgactataatcccagcactttgagaggtccgaggcaagtggatcacttgaggtcaggagttcgagaccagcctggccaacatggcgaaaccccatctctactaaaaatacaaaaattagctgggtgtggtggtgggcgcctgtaatcccagctactcaagatgctggcacaggagaatcgcttgaacccaggaggtggaggctgcagtgagccgagatcgcaccactgcactcaagcctgggcaacagatggagaCTCCGTAAAAAAACACCAAGGCCGCTGCTCCCAACATCACTCTGTTACCACAAGGCCTCTGGTCTCTTCTGTCCCAGAGGCCTTCCCTATTTTGCTGCTTCTATGTGCAGACTGGCTTCTCTGCATTCTCAATATTCCGAAGGCCAAAACCTGACACTCCAGCCCCTGCCCTACACCTTCCACTGACGTCTTCCACTGTAACTCAATTCTCAAGTGAGAATCTGATTGGTCACTGACCAGCCAATGAATGAGTTGAGTGTCAATCAGTGGTCCAATCAGCCATAACCAGAAGGTGTATAGGACTGGCAACTCACATTTCCAGGGTTCATGGGTGAAACAGAATATGTAGAAGGGACTACGGACATAGGCAAATAACAAGCATATCCAATACAGCCAAGAAACCTGAATTAAACTGTCCCAAAGGAGAGGGGAATCTAGTCCTTGAGGGGAGGTGGTAAGTGCCTCAGCACTCTCAACTTCCTGTGAgaagttcttctttttttgagacagagtttggctcttgttgtccaggctggagtgcaatggcatgatatcagctcacagcaacctccacctcccaggctcaagcagttctcctgcctcagcctcccaagtagctgggattacaggcatgtgccatcgtgcctggctaatttttgtacttttagtagagacggggtttctccattttggtcaggctgctctcgaactcctgacctcaggtgatctacgcacgtaagcctcccaaagtgctgggattacaggggaagTTCATTTTATCATCATTCACACGGGCAACCCTTTCCAGGCAGTATATGTAAGCCTCTAAGGGAGTGAAGGAacaattttctaaagaaaagattACTTTTTCATAGCCAATTTGATTCAATGATACAGTCAAGGAAGACTATGACACTTGAGTTTGATCCAAATTTCTTCTGAAAAGATAATTGCATCCTGGTTCTCAGTgctctttctcctgctgcttGTAGATGGCCCCTCCCTTCCCCTAGGAAATTATTTCACTGCTTGGGCAGTTGAAGCAGAACTTTTGGATTAATGGCCTTTGGGGgcagttgttttgattttcttaacattaagTTCCTTTTTTCtactgaattttctttatttagttgtaatttacatgcaataaaatcctttttttttttttttgagatggagtctcactccatcacccaggctggagtgcagtggcacaatctcggctcactgcaagctctgcctcccgagttcacgccattctcttgcctcagcctccccagtaactgggactacaggtacccaccgccacgcctggctaatttttttgtatttttaggagagacagggtttcaccatgttaaccaggatggtctcgatctcctgacctcgtgatctgcctgcctgagcctcccaaagtgctgggattacaggcctgagccactacacccggccaaaattcatacattttaaaagtacagcTTGATCACATTTTACATATGGCTACATATaaacatgtgtatgtgtacaaacatatgtatgtacacatatgtgtgtgtttatatataaattatatatgtgtgtgtacacctgtgtgtatacatatagatatatagataaccATATCTATGTAACAACCACCCAGATCAAGATATGAAACATTTCTAAAGAGTTCCCTGGCTACACTTTCTGCTAAAAAATACCTGTCCTTGCCCTAAGCTGAATTATTATTTTGACctttttttaaactatagattaattttgcttgctcttgaacttcatataaaggGAGTTGTACAGTATGTACACTTTTGTGTCTAACTTGTATTGCTCAACATTCAAGGGATGTATCCACGTTGTAGGTATTAGTAGTTCTGCCTTTTCACTGCTGAGtactatttcattgtatgaatatacacaGTTTCTTCATGcattcctctgttgatggacacttagattgtttccatttaggttattatgaataatgctactgtgaacaccCCTGAACGAGTCTTTTTATGGACATAAACATTCACTTCTCCTGGGTAAATTCCCCACAGTGGAAATGCTGGGTCATCAGGTGTGTCTGTGTTTCATTTCATTGAACGCTGGGTGTTCTTTCAAATATACATTGAGATTTCTCTAATTCTCTCTTCCCATCTCTCTCCTCTGCCACCACTCTAAACCACCCTTCTGCTTCTGTTACCAGACCTGTTTCCTGACTTGCGTTTTCCTCTCCACAGGACAAGAAGAGGTATTTACCCCTCCTGGAGACTCACAAAATAACGCAAACCCTACCGACTGCCAGATCTTTACACTCACCCCTCCACCCGCCACGAGGAGTCCGGTCACAAGGGTCCAGCCCATCACAAAGACACCTAGGTGTCCCTTCCATTTTTTTCCACGAAGGCCCAGAATCTATTTTAGGTTTCCAAACAGACCTTTCCTGCCTTCAAGGTGTAACCACCGTTTTCCGTTCCAGCCATTTTATTGGCCACACCGTCGCCTTACTCCTTATAGATATTTCCCCAGAAGAAGACTCCAGAGGGGAAGCTCATCTGAGGAAAGCTGAGAGGGAAGAGAAACCCAAACATactgaagcaaaaaaaaagccaatccttcagaaaaagcagcaaaaagatttctgttttatctttccAAACTAACTATTGGATCTGAAGATTAAATATCCTAAACACCACTGACTAGAAACTGTTCTCTTTGTCAGCAGTGAAGATATTGGATCACAGGTTATTGATGTTTGCAAAATTGGACAATAACCACGTTATTTTTATCCTCAACTTCTTATGGTCACAGGATATTTATGcgaataaaatcttaaaatgggTAGCTCTAGTAATTCCTATCCATACTGAGATGCTGAAAGAATCCATCTCCTCCTCTAAATTAAACAGCATTTAAATAAATTGAGATCATTATAAACCACATGAAGACACTAATGACACCGTTTTTATACTCATTGGAAAAAGTACAGAGCAAGATGCAATGacaaagtaaactttaaaaaaaaattataaagcttaAAGCAATTAAAAAGTTATGGAGAGTCTGACTGTAGATAATACTTTAAAGATATAAACTTGACTTGTCTAactcaaataataattattattattttcttggagatagagtttcactcttgttgcccaggctggagtgtagtggtgctgtctcgcctcactgcaacctctgcctcccaggttcaagcgattctcctgcctcaacctcccaagtagctgggattataggtgcccgctaccacacctggctaattttttgtatttttagtagagacagggtttcaccatgttggccaggctagtcttgaactcctgacctcaggtgatccacccacctcggcctcccagagtactgggattgcaggcgtgagccactgcgtccagccccaaataattacttttaaactaTGGTATCTAAATGTACTTTAATGTTGACTTCAACTGATGCAAattaatttgataattttctcactgtttgcCGTTATCATTACATAGATGCTGACTAAAATGATAAACTTCCCCTCAAAGTTTTAACATAATTCCAGGTTCAAAAAGCCTGATTAAACTGCTACAAGAATATTCTGGTACCTCTAGAACTCTACAGACATAAGTTCACTCAACCCTTCGAACCTTATATTCTCAGGGTGCAATATGAGAAACAAATCCCACAGATTGCATTCATTGGTTATTTGTTTTGGCCACTCTGTAAAACACAGCTTCCTGTTTATGCCACTTATCTTGCCTGTAACATAAGAACTTTAGTTCTGCATATGTGGTCAGTGGCTTGCACTTTTTCCTCCCAAGATCTATGTGCAAAAGTTGCTGCTACTACTGCTgctaaaaaaaaacagaaaaaaaaaaaaatcagcacgaAGACAGGAAAGGACTTTGGGAATGGTTgccctgaaaaagaaaagagagataaaatcATCATGCTATGTTTCTTTGCTTTATTAAAATGgtcaaaaaagattaaaaaaaaactatttaattcacattctagaaaatattcattttaagaaCAGATTTTTGCTTCAAATTTACAGGCTTCAATAAAAACCTACTTGAAAACgtcatcagaaaaacaaaacaaaactatattttgaaataaacccTACCTGctctctttttttggttgatgGGGACATACCAGAAAAGGGCCAGCTTCGggcaaacttgaagacagataAAGGTTTGTATTTGAAAACCACCTCCCCTTCTGACTCTCCTCCTTTATTCTGGCATGTCACCACTCACCTAGGTACTCGGTGTCAGGCAAGATAAGTGGCATAAACAGGAAGCCATGTTTACAGAGTGGCCAAAAACTAACCTGCCTTTGACTGGGCTTTCTCTTCCCAAATGTTAGGACTTTTGCAATTCAAAATTTAATTGTTCTGAAATCTAGTCCTTGAAGGACTCGCTAAGTAATATGTAAGCCTCAGGTAAACTAAGACAAACTAATGATGGATGAACAGCTTCAATGCATTAATCACTGTATGTATTATAGAAGGCAGGCTATTCCTATAGAGTTTCAGGGTAAGGGCCTTTTCAACATAGCTCTAGGTAAAATTTCATTATTCCTCACCCTGGAACACACATAGAATATGAGAAGCAGCCCACACCTGCAATTAAAAGTATAGGCCTAGGAGTGCAAAAGGCTTATTTGTGGGGAGGGAAGTATATGCTTTTGTGACTTAGAAAAATTTGCATCATTCCTTTGGATTCataagtttgctttttaaatacagAGATTCCTAGCAGGTTTATTGAATTAGAAGGATAATGTGGAACAACTAATACCTCCAAGTGAATTAGTTTCTCAAATGAGTTCCTTTCAACTAGCTGTGTTTGAAGCAATGGGAGTCTGTGGGAAGGGTATAATAACtcttcaatgcattttttttctttgaggcaggaATTACAACAATAGTATTGTAAGTCTAAAGTTCTAATTATGCCCAAAACACATAGCCTGAATCTAATAgtcaaaaataaactcaaattgaGGAACATTTGCAAAACCGGCATCTTCAAAAGTGTAGATGTCATGGAAGACAGCGGTTAAAGGAGATTGAAGTGGCATGACAATTCAGTGTAATACGTGACCTCCAATTAGATCCTGGAGGTCAGAAGGGGAGGGACAGGACATTTTCGCATAACTAGGACAACTGGCAAATTCTAAATTTGGACCATGTATTAGGTAATAGCATTCTGTCAATGTTAAACTTTCTGAATTTCATAATTGTGTAAGAGAATATTCCTGTTCTTAGGAAACAGATTTTGAAGCATTTGAGGGTAAATAAGTATGATTTCTGCAACTAAATCTCAAAAGATTCaggaaaaatatgcatatatatgcagatatgtgcatatatatgacaCATAGATACATAGACCTATAGATAGATAGGAAGTAATAAATGACATGTGGCAAAATGTTTTTCTAGTTGACGTATTTGACTAAAGTGTATATGGGAGTTGTTTGTACTATTCTTGCAGCTCTTCTAgagtttgatattatttcaagaacaatatttaaaaagcattgttgaaaacaacacaaaaaattaatctCAGATGTATCCATGCCCTTGAGGATAAGGTAAAAATGAAATCCCATTCCCGTTTTCCCACACTAACAACAGCCTTTAGGTGACTCACATTGGTTATAAGAGTGATGGGGCATGGAGACTGGCTGAGCTGAGACTCAGATGAGCACTATTATTGGGGGAAGAGTAGTTTTTAATTGGGGGAGGAAGAAAAAGTTTAGCTGGAAGTTTGGgtgcaaaggaagaaaagaaatgaactagcATGTACCTCCCATGACCGCCACCACCAGCTAGCCCCCTGGGTTGAATTTGAGCCTCCATAGTTGGCAGTGAGCACCAGAAGCTGATGTCAGTATTTTAAGAGACACTGGGGGCCTCTGAACATAACAGCATTGATTTGGGGTCAAGATGACACAGTGTGGCACAGATTTGAGGGAAGGCCGTTAGCTCCACCTCTGCACAGAACCCACTCCTACTCCGGCACCCTGCAAAACAGCAGCAACTTTTGGACAATTAGGAAACAGCAGCACCTTATATTGAACACTGGTCTCATCACAAAGGATAGTGTCCACCTAAGCAGTGAGGAAGTGCCTTGCAGGGATTTGTGGGCAGCACGTGTCCACAAGAGACAGCTTAGCCAAAAGGATATGTAGGCTGTGTGGGGTCTGCTACTGAACAATTGGTTTGTGATACATTTAAACCGTGGTCAACAATGGAGTTTCTAGGTTcctgattaaaaatgaaaaatgtttaaagaggCTACTTATTCTATAAATGTTACCTcatgttatttgaaaaattatttgaggaGGTCTGCTAGTTTGCTAGGGCtcccataacaaaatatcagactgggtggcttaaacaacagaaatttacttctggaggctagaagtcttaAGATCAAAATGCCATCAGGATTGCTTTTGATGTAGGACAGGTGAGCCCCAAAGTGGGGCTTAGCCtgtgagggttcttggctttgcctaAGAAAAAATTCAAGGCCAAGCCAGAGGTAGAaggaaacagctttattgaagaggCAGCGTTACAGCTTTGTGACggctcctgcagagcagggctaccctgTAGGCAGAGAGTAGTACCCcagggcagttttgcagtcatatttatacccatttGTAAGTGCATGCAGATTAAGGGGTGACTTATGCAGAAGTTTTAGTAAATTTTGTGTCACTGGGTCAgtgccatggaaaggggcagtaactCGTGGGTGTTGCTGAgtggtgacaacatgctagcagccctcactcacTCTCggtgcctccttggcctcagGGTCCACTCTGGTCATGCTCGAGGAGCCCTTCAGCTCGCCACTGTGCTGTGGGGGCCCCTCTCTGGGGTTTGCCAAGGCCGAAGCTGACTCCCTCTGCTTATGGGGAGGTGTGGAGCAGGAGGCGCAGGCAGCAGGCGGGGCTGCGCGTGGCTGGTTCGGGTTCCACGTGGGTGTGGGCTTGGGGCCCCTCACTTGGTGGTGGCTGGCCAGCACCTGCTGGGCTTGATCAGGGGACAAGCTCCCCCTGGGCTGCTGGAGTGCCCGGGCTAGGTGACACAGAATCCTGCGGTGAGTGctggtgagaggtgaagccagctgggcttctgggtcaggtggggttttggagaacttttgtgtctagctaaaggattgcaaacgcaccaatcagcactctgtgtctagctaatctagtggggacttggggaacttttgtgtctagctaaaggaccgtaaatgcaccaatcagcactctgtgtctagctaaaggtttgtaaactttttttctctaacGGGAAAATAGAACACAGGGAGCCACTCAGTTTGCTCCCGACACCCCTTTCTAGCCGCTCACTGGAGCTCCCTTGGCAAGTACTCTAGGAGTATggggaaatgaaaacaacaaattcaCACACCTTTTTAACATACACAACCAGTTCTGTCTACCCAACCAAGgtatattcttcttatgtggaacATCGACCTATATCTGCCTCCCCACTAACTGGACAGACACCTGCA is a window encoding:
- the ODAPH gene encoding odontogenesis associated phosphoprotein isoform X1, whose translation is MLGHQDKKRYLPLLETHKITQTLPTARSLHSPLHPPRGVRSQGSSPSQRHLGVPSIFFHEGPESILGFQTDLSCLQGVTTVFRSSHFIGHTVALLLIDISPEEDSRGEAHLRKAEREEKPKHTEAKKKPILQKKQQKDFCFIFPN
- the ODAPH gene encoding odontogenesis associated phosphoprotein isoform X2: MARRHCFSYWLLVCWLAVTVAEGQEEVFTPPGDSQNNANPTDCQIFTLTPPPATRSPVTRVQPITKTPRCPFHFFPRRPRIYFRFPNRPFLPSRCNHRFPFQPFYWPHRRLTPYRYFPRRRLQRGSSSEES
- the ODAPH gene encoding odontogenesis associated phosphoprotein isoform X3 — translated: MARRHCFSYWLLVCWLAVTVAEAPSTFYLQQHSNLHMDKKRYLPLLETHKITQTLPTARSLHSPLHPPRGVRSQGSSPSQRHLGVPSIFFHEGPESILGFQTDLSCLQGVTTVFRSSHFIGHTVALLLIDISPEEDSRGEAHLRKAEREEKPKHTEAKKKPILQKKQQKDFCFIFPN